The Periplaneta americana isolate PAMFEO1 chromosome 16, P.americana_PAMFEO1_priV1, whole genome shotgun sequence genome segment TTTGCCCTCTTGCTGGATGACAATTTAAATGTAAGATGCTAAGTCCAAAATATCGTCCACAAATCTTTCATTTAATATATCCTAAACAAATTGAAAGTCATTTAGCGGAATAAACGGCAGTCCCATAATTTCCTGTATTGGGTTTCTTACTTTAGGGTTCTCAATATCCTAATATTGTGCCCTCAGACCCCTGTTGACTATATTTCTCCATATTGCTTGATTGAATTGGAAAAGACACCCACTCACTACTGTCTGAGGGAATACCAGTTGACAGTGTCAATTTCTCTTATTGATTGAGAAAGTAGAAAGTGGAGTGATAAGAAACCATTCTGATTACTACATTTCATTGTGGAAGACTTACGATAATTTCTTCGTTATGAACTCGAGCAAGTTCCTGTCTGACAACCATCTGTTAAATTTCTGATATTTTCGAAGTTCACATTCGTTACACACCTTGTGTTACTATTCTTCCAGCGTAGCATCTCTAGTATTTTCCGATTCTcagaatgaaaatagtaaagattatCACCTTGTAACAACATGGATTCTCTTTTCTGGCTATAAATTATttcacttgtaattttttttctgattcaCCAGTACTATAGCAACGAAACGCTATTGATATTCCCAACAGCTTATTGCAGTTAGAAGCTCATCTCTGTTTAACAACTTTCAATGTTGGACCTTTTTGTATGGACCTTTCGTATGAATGACTTTATAATATAGTGGACCACATAGatgttggaatttttcactccatggacaaattgtatgtaggactttaaatgttggactatttagtttgtggagcttttgtacttgtggacattttgttatgaGCCTTATAACCTGGAAACATTCTGCATATTAACTTATGTTACTTAATTACCTTCTTCAGTCGTAATGGACGTGATCAAGATGGAACCTGGGTCCGACCCAATGGGTATACAGACAAGTGGTATCGCAGATATAGAAGAGAAGAAGCCTTTATCTGAGGTATATTGAGAgcaattactatttattttcattccctaAATGCGTCATTTATAACTAGGAAACGCATTCCTTTGTAATTAACTGTTCCTTCTTCCACGAGATGAAACACAACTAAATAGTTGAAAATTGTGAATGTGAAGTTACAAatggaattttatttcacatcaaACAAACATACTCACAAAATGGTGTGTATACTTAAATTCaggaaatatattacaaacaaaaaaaaaaacgttgaagtttTTGTTTTACTTCCATGGATTTTTAGAAGaggatttatgtaatttaaaactgTATCAATATTAGGTTTTTTAGAATAACATTAACCTTAATATTCTGTTGTGGATCCTTCTGATCATACTGGCAACAAAATGTCATCGaataaatatattcttttacTCGTATATGCTGCGATAGAACGCTGTTCATATAAATTATTTCACTGTTAGTTTTGGAATAGCTAGATGTGCATTTGTTGACTTcagtattaataaaaatgtggacGGACTTTATAAATAGTCACGGGTTTTCGTGAACAACTTTTATGCTGTTTTgtctaattattttgtaatttttgttacaggaaggaaatttattagattttgacgtcactaaaataaaaactgaatgtaTAGATCACAGGTATGACACGAAATCGGAGATAGTATTTGAGCAATCTGCAGTGCCAATAGACTTTCCCATGCTGAAGAGTGAAGCTGAGGTGAGTGCAGTCTATGAAGTGTGTTGGTCGAGTAGTTCTCTGTCTGTTACTTTCTGGCTGATGTAGCTGCTACAGTCATCCCAGTGATAACTTTTACCCTATCCAATTTTTGGGTTAATTGTGTTACTAGCACTGTTTAGATTATTTGAATCATATACCGTTCTTGCTGGTAATCCATTTGTGGCAAAATGGATGCCCACATCCttcacaaaatatttccattACTGACTTTACGTTAAAGATTGGATCAGTTATGCATTTTTCCTGCGTGATTTCCATGTATTATTGTGCTCTGTGTCTGTTTTACGTAATCTTCTGCTACAGGAAGAGTTTTGTGAGTTGGATCAAGTGAAGGAGGTCAAACTGGAAGTAACAGCAGAGGAGAATGAAGTCTTAACTGAGAGGTGAGTGTAATATACTATTCACTAGTTTGTTGTTGGTTTTACTGCTTTATTTAAATAGTGACaacataaacatttttataatttcaacgtgATTATTTTCATATGAGACTCCTTGCGGACAAAAATGGTATGAATGATATTATATTCCATCACTGTCACGAACACCTGCCCTACCGCTACTTTACCACTCCTACAACTGCCAACTAGTGGAGCTGATGTTGCTGCTGTCAAAGAAAATACCAAGGCATAGACCTGCCTTCAACTTTTCACATTTAATGGAGAACAGTTCAATAACCATTTTCTTTGACTAATGGAATGTTTTCTTCGTTACATTCTTTGGGTAGTTCTCAAATTTCCACTGTCGTACAACATCCTTCCAGCCATCCTTGAAAACACTAACATCAGCTGGCAGCAAGAGATGTGTGCAATTAGGATGTAGTGCAACCTGCACGATGTCATTTGAGCTGCAGAAGTCACTCAAATGGGACCGGTGGCCATCAACAAACATTGTCACAGGTCGTggaatgttttcatttttaaagaatTCCATGAAATGATTCGAAATATGTGCGAAGATCACTTCGCTGTTCATCCAGCCACTCTCCGATAGACCAAATGCCCATAAATCTGGCACAGAATCTGCAACATCTCGTGGCAATCTCTTGTACGGAAACATGACGACAGGTGGCACAGAAGCAACCCATTACTGTTAACTGTTCCTTCTCGTTGTTGATAAAAGTCCCCTCCGCCCCGTGGTCCAAGGACTTTACCACTTTTTGGGCACACCATGAAGGCAGACTCGTCTGCGTTAAATACCCGCCTTGGTTGATTTAGAACGTTCCTGAAGCCATCTGCAGTTAAAGTTAATTCAACTTCTTGAAACCACTTCTCGATAATCATCTTTGACACTGATGCACGTGATCGATATAAATTCTCTGCATGTTTCTCGGAAATTACAGGATTGCGTTTCATAAATGCATGAAACCACGTCATTCCCGGGAAGTTATTCGTGAAGGGATTGTGTCGTTTATCTGCATCAAGCATCCTCTTCACCTCATTGCATAACAAGTGCCTGGCAATTGGAAAACCCTTCCTAGCCGATGCTAAAACCCGTTGTGCAAGGAGGTTTTCTTCAGTTGCTGTCAACGTACGTGCTGGCCCCATTCTTCTTTCTCCGGGAATAGTGCCACTACACTTCCGGATTATTGTTGATCTAGGTAGCAGCTTCCTTCTTTGTCATACCATTTCGTACAGCTTCATTCATCTTCTACTCAGGATACTGGAGGGTAGGACGTTTAAGCACCATCCAACTAATGTAGGTCGCAGTCTTGTGTTTGATAAACCAAATCTATAAGAATATACACaaacttatttaggcctacacagtAAGAAGCATCTctaacagaaaatgaaaacacCCAAGAAGTTGTTTAAATCAACTAATTGTATTGGAAAATATTAAGCTGTacatcaggtatgctcattctctgactcccgattacgttctgtaatcgcaaccttccaatgtagagcgtgctgttcctcgttcgaagctcgacggatgactgtggaaggcagttcaagtacttagtaaatgCACGAACAGTGCAGGACAATGagacagtcaaaaccttctgtaagcaaacgatcatacCGTACAGTGTAGGAGGAAGACtttttttgttgtgaaaacgtaaagtgtttactatgttgtaaggtattgtcaggaatactactgagcaacataaaacaacatacgctctgccatccagaacatgccgaagtgacagggaagctgttttctgcaatatgtattcatatatcaacattattattattattattattattattattattattacaattattcttattgtggtgattttattccaacagaaatacatgttatgataaaataatatttgaggggtgcaacgtgcactacagtttcaataattgaaagcacttcatgatacaccaaacattgaagagagtcgaacaattcagagtctatgtttaggagcaagttatgtaatatgttgggaattagctaaggcactaaaaaccctTGTGAACTTTtaaagaaatctatggtgcctgaacaaaatatagttaattactactggaacagctcaaatgtgaattcacagaacatcgatttaatgattttagacgtatggaaagtgatattactctttttgttaatcctttcatagtaaattgagtacaatccgtgagagtgcagttccaggacgagttaattgatttacaaagtcacgtagaattcagaactaaatgcggagaatatgacttgccaagcatagaaatattaaaaaatgaacaaaacgcaatatcccaacataagcttattcgctgtcactcgaaatatgtgtgcaaacaattattttcgagaatgaaggttgctaaatccaaaaatccaaatataggtcccgattaacagatgagaatcttttgtgcattgcagtaaattcgttggaaatagatttccaattacttgcagaaaagaataggcctacacatgttgaatgtggaataccaaaataacattatctataatataataatatcataactgtataaaatataataaataatgtaataagtgaatatttcctttttcgaattcagtttattatccgtatttgtaagacagtgagagcgatgccacaggttgtgctgcaatgtagttgcggagcccagttcctacactgtgtgtgttacgcagtgcagcatcatccgtgtaatcggcgcttttacaattttgagcgtACCTGCTGTACCTCATTAACTACTATGGTTCCACGCGAAACATTGACGATGATCACTCATCGCTCAACATTGGCTATGCGGTTTCCTTTCACAGGGAACATCGGCGTCTTTGCTATAGAGAATAATCGATTTCTAAAAATCGACAATCAGTCGATCGAGGATATCGCAGATTAATATCGATTGTATCCAGCTGTTGAACAATGAACTTGAGAATTTACAAGTTGTTAAAATGGCTTGAAATAGGGAATAAATAATGAGTGTATTACTTCTTGAGGAAGAAGAATATGATCGAATTAAATATAATGTAGCACCAATAGACGGAGACTCCAAACCAATTATATGTTTAAAACCAGACGTAGAGAAAGATGTTTTAATGCACTAAATTGTAGatatatacttaggcctactgatcaaattaaattcaaagacTATTTTATGCTTACCATAGAGCAGTTCCATTTTATTTTGTCTGTAATTGAAAGTGATGTGAAGAGAAATCCTACTTCATTTGTTAAAAACCCATCCAGCGAGAAATTGTctattattttaatgtcgtccTACCGGTACCGTAAAATGATACTGCAAttatgttaaaacaattattcatgtttattaaattctataattttcagaaatatgtaGCTTCCCCGTCTgcttgttacaaatataatattcgaCAGGTGCAGGAGCAATACTAAGGAAACTGACCACATGGATACAGTAATTTATCCTGGATCTCTCGCATGTTATGTTAGTAAATTAACAAGTGGGGTGGGGCTACGAgtgtgcattagaatatacaggtaggCAGTAAACGATTTTTATTCCGGTATTGAAAATAATGTGGCTGCAGACTAATGCTAGGTCCGTGTTTATCAATATACAGTATGCAGCTAAAGCTCACAGAAGTCAGTCAAGGGAAAGAATATTGTGCCCTCTTTGTTTTAGCTTTTCTGGAAAAGTACCTGTATTTTCCGAGCAAGCAAATCAtgtcaacaaaataaattacattgttcgttATAAATTCTAGTGGTTTCAATATTCAAGCTATGGCCCAGCTATTCAACTGAAATCTAATGATAAGACACacttaatttgaatttttaaaatagtctCAAGTAGGCTAATTAATTAGACCTAAATTACTCCAATCGTCGTTATTAAAGGTTGAAATTTCATGGAAGAGATTCTCTCGACTCCCTATTTATACATCCCTGCTTAAAACACTCAATTCGGCATATTTATAACAGCTGTCATTAAAAAGttcatttgtaatattgtttttctaaTGTACCTATTCGCATATATTCCTATCTCGAAAACAAGTTACTTTACCACCCTTCCCTGTAATTTCACCAATTTCCTTccacaacatttatttttatgggcATCTCTATATACTTTCTAACCCATATCATACAGGCAGGATGactagaaacaaaattaattaaaatatcgtcatttattgttgagaagttccaaatacacgttttgaAGCCATATTGCTTTAccgtcattcttttgttttctgaatgtaCGACGACCATCGCTCTCAATTTGAAGTCAAATCAATCCAGAGATATGAACACCGACGCACATCGCTGCAGCCAGCGATGAACGCCGTAAAGAAACCAGCTGCGTATATTTACACGTCGAGCTAATCGAGCGGCGTTGCCCGCTCGGCGACTATCGTCGTAGCGGAACCATAGCTTAAGAACGCTATTTAAACAGTGGACCCCCACGTGTCCAGTACTAAAATATTTAACGAAAGCATGCTTCAGTACTGGACAGCTCTACTGTACAGATTAAATATATTTAGATaagttttcttcttgttttaaaTGAAAGCTTACTACaaaatatcataaattatatgtattaaacttaataaaatcacataaatTACCAGATGCTTACCGATTCAAAAGCATGCATCCGCTATTACCAAGCAGCAGGAACTGAAACTATTTCCGGCTATCTCTGACTCCATGATTGGCCCAAACTAAGAGCCAATAGCAATCCACCTTACAAAAAATTACCTGTTTAAAAGCCCGAATGCAACTGTAACGAGAAATACCATTGGTTGTGGGTgttcttaataaaatatattccaaacGGGTCCACTACTAAATTATGTTCATTACTAGTATTGGTAGCATTTATTACCCTATTGGAAATTTAGACATTCTTTCCACTAATGACACTTATACTTGTCAGTGTTGCAGTTAGCCATAATAGTGGAGTTGCAACATTCTGCGAGAATATTCGTGAAGAGGAGGACGGCAAGAAATACGATTGTGACATTTGCGGAATGTCTTTTCTCGACCTTGCACGACTCGAAGGCCATTACCTCGAAGACAAATGTCATAAGGAATTCAATTGCgacgtgtgtggaaagtgtttttcccgATCGGGGGATTTCGAAAAGCATTCACGTGTTCACTCAAGCGAGAAAAAATTCAGCTGTGACGTTTGTGGAAAGAGTTTTTCTCGCTTGGCTCATCTAAAGAGGCATTCACTCGTGCACACAGGCGCGAAACCATTCAGTTGTAACGAgtgtgggaagtgcttttcaaACTCCGACATTCTCAAGACACATTCACGCGTGCACACAGGCGCTAAACCTTTCAGTTGTAACGTgtgtgggaagtgcttttcaaACTCCGACAATCTCAAGAGACATTCACGCGTGCACACAGGCGCGAAACCATTCAGTTGTAACGACtgtgggaagtgcttttcaaACTCCGACAATCTCAAGAGACATTCACGCGTGCACACAGGCGCGAAACCATTCAGTTGTAACGTgtgtgggaagtgcttttcaaAGTCCGATTCTCTCAAGAATCATTCACTCCTGCACACAGGCGCGAAAGCAATCAGTTGTAACGTgtgtgggaagtgcttttcaaAGTCCGATTCTCTCAAGAATCATTCACTCCTGCACACAGGCGCGAAAGCAATCAGTTGTAACGTgtgtgggaagtgcttttcaaACTCCGGCAATTTCAAGAGACATTCACGCGTGCACACAGACGCGAAAATATTCatttgtgatgtgtgtggaaagcGTTTTTCGCGCCAGGCACATCTAGAGACGCATTCACTCGTGCACACAGGCGCGAAACCATTCAGTTGTAACGTgtgtgggaagtgcttttcaaAATCCTACAGCCTCAAGAGGCATTCACTCGTGCACACAGGCGCGAAACCTTTCAAGTGTGACGTGTGTGGGAAGTGTGTATCAAGCTCTTCAGATCTTAAAAACCATTCAGTGGTTCACaccggcgagaagccattcatttgtgacgtttgtggaaagtgtttttcgcaCTCGAACTATCTCTATAAGCATAAATTTCTACACTCAGGCGTGAaaccattcagttgtgacgtgtgCGGAATGAGTTTTTCGCGCTCCGCATATTTGAATTCGCATTCACGCATCCACACAGGGGAGAAGCCATTCGTTTGTGACGTGTGTGGCAAATGCTATAAGACGTCTTCACAACTGAAGAAGCATTCCCGCGTGCACAATGTATGAAGTCATTCAACTGTGACGTCTGTGCCAAGTGTTCTTCTCGCGCGGAATATCTCTTAATGGATTCACGTGTTCACATCAGCGAGAACCCTTCCATTTGTGAAGTTTGTGGAATGGAAGCTTGCTGTTGAAATAtattcagcgaatagggattataaagaatggacactgagcgaattttcctgtgttttgtttctctttgcGCCTGCGTtaagttctactttcaagcgctagaggtagtgtaatcgagcataggctaagataataattgagaatagagttgtgagacacaggatccaaacatcgcctaccttattgcataatccagtaacgctttgcttcaaatacattcaagttaacagcttttctttatttctcagtgacgaactagttgtaataatattttttttatatatcagatataataaattatattataaaaaatttaatacattataaaattatatatcaaattcgtttaatatttgtatataatataatataggtatatgattttacttctcgtaagagttttgttttccaattttcagcgctatcaaatcattacatattttaattgttgttggggtcaacgtctcaactctcattgtaaaggaactctatagtctagacattacagttaatcatggatttattattttataaatccagtttattttatttgagtacataatgtacctatatttataaattgtgtgtgttatatttccgttgtgtcgactgctagctggtgtgatgtcagcaccaactctagggagaaagcagaaactctctagctggcttgaaggtcattgaaatcagtccggttacatcaaaggtaccgactcgaagtgtccattctttataatccctattcgctgatataTCATTGTGCATTCACGTATACACAGTTGAGAAGTCATTCAGTTGTGATGTGTGTGTTAAGTGTTTTGCAATTCCGGTTAATCTCCAGATGCTCTTTTGCGAAAAACCTTGCTGTTGTGGTTTGTTTGGAATGGATTTTTGGCGCTCGGAAAATCATATGTATTCACGTTTCTACACATAACAGAAACTGTTCagttgtgatatgtgtggaatgcgttTTTTATGGCCCAAACATATTTATATGCATTCATTcgtgtacataattatattttataaggatTATTGAAATATCCTGCACTTTAAtctctatataattttattatgctagCTTTAAACTTTACTTCAGCAAGAAActctttgttcttaatttttataatatattgtcTGGTTTTTTTATTTGTCACGCCaggattttctgtaaattttggtaataaggacgaaaaacttcaaaatttaaagaaGAATATCAAAAAAGTCAAATgacgtactgtatattatttttaaaacaaattttaacgcCGTAATATAACATTGGagactataaaataataattaaacaacattttatattgttttaatattatattgattacttaaaattattattagtaattactTACACCCATTCAGATGATGAAAATGTCGCACCGTTTTGATGCCCATCTGCGAATCCCTCTTTATGGATCAGCAATAATGCACCAGCGTTGCTTTCTTTTATTTGCTCTGGTACCGTATTTCCGTATTTTTCAAATCCTGAAGAACGTAGAATGCATTACACTTGTAATTAATGGATCTGTGCGGTTGATTGCCGGATTTATTGCCTACTTTTGGTGCTATTCGACCGGAAATAGTTTAATTGCACTCCTGAAGAGACTTCCTGTTCACAGTATAAACAGACATTTAAGGCTCGTATCTACGAATTCCAAAAATTACCATtcgaataaatatagaaatgaagTGATTTTTATTTTCTCAGTTTTTCCTGGTACCggtaatattaaacaaaaaaattaaaatgtagcttttcttttttcataaCTTTCAATTATATTGTTTAATAACGTTTTAGTGATTCTATTATGTCTAAATTACCAGCTTtaacgtagtaataataataataataataataataataataataacctacagaaatacagaaaaaatcggaggtcacatgtcatcagaatgacTCGTTCTacaattccacgccaaattttaaattaacattCTGTGGGCAAGAGATTCTTTGGCAGTCTGTTCAAccattggcaagagaccgtaacaggccactacgCCCAAtatatgcaaggatgatgatgatgatgattatgatgacgaagatgataataatattttgacatttttataagTTTCGAAAAATTAATGTGTATATTTAGTAAATTGGTCTTGATGAATCGAAACCACTTTATGGTCTTTGTAAATATCTATTGTGTGAAACTAAGAACTATAAACAGATTCTCTGTAGCAAAATAGTTGCACTCCAGCATTATTATTCTTGTACTCCAACCTAGCTAGTCCGCACAATTGAAGTTGCCCAAAATATCGATCCAGGAATATTCGCCCAAATTGATTTCACCCAACTATTTTCATTCTCACCCTCACTCACGGGAAATTCACCCACTGCGATGAAGTTTAGTTCATTTCATAGTTAATACATTTTTAGCAATTCGTTTCCGTGGTAAATTTTGtgttcagaaatatttaaatgtacatattaatattttgaagttctttcttaACAGTTCAAAATTCCTTTGCCTGGTTGTACTTTGTATTACAGAATTCTTAAATCTAGATGACTGTTTTGAAGGTATACATTTTCAATGAATATCCACGGAGAAATTATTCCAAGTGTATTACTGATTCATAAAGTTTATATGTACAACCTTCACTCCAGAATTGCCAATCGATCCAAGGGATATGGGTTTGCAGAAGGAAACCTCATGGCGCAAAATGGACGACCAGACGAGCACCAAATGGATCCTATGTAGAAGTGCAGTATATAAAGCAGAAAAAGATGTCCGTCCTCCAGCACATGAAGAGCTGGAAGCAGTGCGTCGATGTACAGCACTAAATCAAGCCGCTCCAGCTCAGGTTATCGAACGTGAACTGCAGCGGGTGCCATCAGACATGCTTCAGATTTTCCTCTGAGGAAATCCCTAAAAAGAAGTATAAACCAAAGGCGCCAAAGGAACTTTTCTGCCAACCCAAAATCTATCCGAGATCTTCGAGTTATACCACAAGAATTGCTGTCTTAGCATTTGTTCCTGTCGAAGATGTACCAGCGTGTTTTCATACAGTTCCCGAGACCATGCCCAGAATGATTACAAATTTCGTCAAATATGTCAAGGCCACCTGCATTGGGATTACTGCAGGAGGGCGTCGGTCTGCTACAGAAGCTCGATATCCTCCTCACTTATGGAATCAGTTCGAAGCAGCTAGATCAAGTGAACCACGCACATTAACACAGAAGCATGGCACAACCGCTTCCAGAACATTGCTTGTAAGAAACATCCCACTGTACGCAAACTCATACAGTGTTTAAAAATGAGCAATCCGAAGTAGACAGAATGATCCAGGAGTTGAATCTAGGAAAAAGAGTGAAAGAAGCacaaaaacgaaaatataaaCGC includes the following:
- the LOC138692066 gene encoding oocyte zinc finger protein XlCOF7.1-like isoform X3, whose product is MDVIKMEPGSDPMGIQTSGIADIEEKKPLSEEGNLLDFDVTKIKTECIDHRYDTKSEIVFEQSAVPIDFPMLKSEAEEEFCELDQVKEVKLEVTAEENEVLTESVAVSHNSGVATFCENIREEEDGKKYDCDICGMSFLDLARLEGHYLEDKCHKEFNCDVCGKCFSRSGDFEKHSRVHSSEKKFSCDVCGKSFSRLAHLKRHSLVHTGAKPFSCNECGKCFSNSDILKTHSRVHTGAKPFSCNVCGKCFSNSDNLKRHSRVHTGAKPFSCNDCGKCFSNSDNLKRHSRVHTGAKPFSCNVCGKCFSKSDSLKNHSLLHTGAKAISCNVCGKCFSKSDSLKNHSLLHTGAKAISCNVCGKCFSNSGNFKRHSRVHTDAKIFICDVCGKRFSRQAHLETHSLVHTGAKPFSCNVCGKCFSKSYSLKRHSLVHTGAKPFKCDVCGKCVSSSSDLKNHSVVHTGEKPFICDVCGKCFSHSNYLYKHKFLHSGVKPFSCDVCGMSFSRSAYLNSHSRIHTGEKPFVCDVCGKCYKTSSQLKKHSRVHNV
- the LOC138692066 gene encoding zinc finger protein 83-like isoform X1 encodes the protein MSEYISEKSPVPITFPIVRCEVEERNLLDEHMAGVKMEYVDQSHDFASEVKFEENPEPTSFPLVKDEPEEGNLLDFDVTKIKTECIDHRYDTKSEIVFEQSAVPIDFPMLKSEAEEEFCELDQVKEVKLEVTAEENEVLTESVAVSHNSGVATFCENIREEEDGKKYDCDICGMSFLDLARLEGHYLEDKCHKEFNCDVCGKCFSRSGDFEKHSRVHSSEKKFSCDVCGKSFSRLAHLKRHSLVHTGAKPFSCNECGKCFSNSDILKTHSRVHTGAKPFSCNVCGKCFSNSDNLKRHSRVHTGAKPFSCNDCGKCFSNSDNLKRHSRVHTGAKPFSCNVCGKCFSKSDSLKNHSLLHTGAKAISCNVCGKCFSKSDSLKNHSLLHTGAKAISCNVCGKCFSNSGNFKRHSRVHTDAKIFICDVCGKRFSRQAHLETHSLVHTGAKPFSCNVCGKCFSKSYSLKRHSLVHTGAKPFKCDVCGKCVSSSSDLKNHSVVHTGEKPFICDVCGKCFSHSNYLYKHKFLHSGVKPFSCDVCGMSFSRSAYLNSHSRIHTGEKPFVCDVCGKCYKTSSQLKKHSRVHNV